The Brassica napus cultivar Da-Ae chromosome A3 unlocalized genomic scaffold, Da-Ae chrA03_Random_11, whole genome shotgun sequence genome segment CTTTGGAGTTAAGGGTGGTAGTAACTTAGCTTTAATCtttgatttgttattttttttagctTTATTCACTTGTGGGATGTTGTTCTGTGGTTTATTTAGTGACGACAATGGAAAGTAAATCAGCAAATGAGAAATCAACTGATCAACCAGCTGGTCCTGTTTCCTCAACCACAACGACCAGCAACGCAGGAAGCTCCTCATCGACTCCAATGATCAGCGAAGAGCTCAAGGCGTATTCTAACCTGAGGAACTTTACTTTCAACGACCTTAAGCTAGCTACTAGAAACTTTAGACCAGAGAGTCTTCTCGGAGAAGGAGGCTTTGGTTGTGTCTTTAAAGGATGGATCGAAGAGAATGGAACTGCTCCTGTTAAACCCGGTACTGGGCTTACTGTTGCTGTCAAGACTTTGAATCCTGATGGACTTCAAGGTCACAAAGAGTGGCTTGTAAGAGAacaatctctttctcttcttctgtttctttctttgttaTCACTTTTAATGTGTGGTCTTGCATTTGTAGGCTGAGATCAATTTCCTTGGTAACCTTCTTCATCCGAATCTAGTTAAGCTTGTCGGTTATTGCATCGAAGATGATCAAAGGCTGCTTGTTTACGAGTTCATGCCTCGAGGAAGCTTGGAGAATCACCTTTTCAGAAGTATGTAAACCTCACAACCATTTCAATGTTGTTCAATGTttaatccttttttttcttgtgttccAAAGGGTCGTTGCCTCTTCCTTGGTCTATCCGGATGAAGATTGCCGTAGGTGCTGCAAAAGGTCTCAGCTTCCTCCATGAAGAAGCTTTGAAGCCTGTCATCTATCGagatttcaaaacttcaaacatCTTACTTGATGCAGTATGTATCCTTTACTCTTATCCATTTACATGAGAACACTtttagatttattaatttttcccatttttttttcaggaCTACAATGCAAAACTATCTGATTTTGGACTTGCCAAAGACGCTCCTGATGAAGGCAAAACACATGTCTCCACTCGAGTTATGGGTACATATGGTTACGCTGCTCCTGAGTATGTAATGACTGGTGAGTGTCCTCTTTGTTATGATCTAGTTACTTCGGTTTGTTTCCTTCTTTGTTGACTCTCTTCACATTGAACTTGTTAAGGTCACTTGACATCAAAGAGCGATGTGTATAGTTTCGGTGTGGTTCTCCTCGAAATGCTTACGGGACGACGGTCCATGGACAAGAACCGCCCCAACGGCGAACACAACTTAGTGGAATGGGCAAGACCGCATCTACTCGACAAAAGAAGGTTCTACCGGTTACTCGATCCAAGACTCGAGGGCCATTTCTCGATCAAAGGCGCTCAAAAGGTGACTCAGCTCGCTGCACAGTGTCTGAGCCGTGACCCCAAGGTTAGGCCAAAGATGAGTGACGTCGTCGAAGCGCTCAAACCACTTCCTCATCTTAAAGACATGGCGAGCTCTTCTTACTACTTTCAGACGATGCAAGCCGAGCGTTTGAAAAACGGGTCGAGTCGGTCTCAGGGAGGAGGAAACGGGTTTGGATCAAGAAACGGGCAGCCGCAGCCTGTGTTTAGGACGCTGTCTAGTCCTCATGGTCAACATGGTTCTTCGCCTTATCGACATCAGGTGCCTTCTCCAAAGCCTAAAGGAGCAACTACATAAAGCTCTCTTGTGTGGACAAAAGCCTAAATGGTCAAAGAAGCTTTTATCGTTTTTCTAAGCGGCTA includes the following:
- the LOC125594096 gene encoding serine/threonine-protein kinase PBL34-like, with protein sequence MGLNDTDPVKAQSKKKPNEAEHQKRKKNDVVSKSKGETFDEEDEEREEPSGCWVKFRFMIGCLPSKSDLDASSSSLYATTSTVTTMESKSANEKSTDQPAGPVSSTTTTSNAGSSSSTPMISEELKAYSNLRNFTFNDLKLATRNFRPESLLGEGGFGCVFKGWIEENGTAPVKPGTGLTVAVKTLNPDGLQGHKEWLAEINFLGNLLHPNLVKLVGYCIEDDQRLLVYEFMPRGSLENHLFRRSLPLPWSIRMKIAVGAAKGLSFLHEEALKPVIYRDFKTSNILLDADYNAKLSDFGLAKDAPDEGKTHVSTRVMGTYGYAAPEYVMTGHLTSKSDVYSFGVVLLEMLTGRRSMDKNRPNGEHNLVEWARPHLLDKRRFYRLLDPRLEGHFSIKGAQKVTQLAAQCLSRDPKVRPKMSDVVEALKPLPHLKDMASSSYYFQTMQAERLKNGSSRSQGGGNGFGSRNGQPQPVFRTLSSPHGQHGSSPYRHQVPSPKPKGATT